One Equus caballus isolate H_3958 breed thoroughbred chromosome 14, TB-T2T, whole genome shotgun sequence DNA segment encodes these proteins:
- the UBTD2 gene encoding ubiquitin domain-containing protein 2 has translation MGGCVGAQHDSSGSLNENSEGTGVALGRNQPLKKEKPKWKSDYPMTDGQLRSKRDEFWDTAPAFEGRKEIWDALKAAAHAFESNDHELAQAIIDGANITLPHGALTECYDELGNRYQLPVYCLAPPINMIEEKSDIETLDIPEPPPNSGYECQLRLRLSTGKDLKLVVRSTDTVYHMKRRLHAAEGVEPSSQRWFFSGRPLTDKMKLEELKIPKDYVVQVIMSQPLQNPTPVEN, from the exons ttgCTTTAGGTCGTAACCAGCCTTTGAAAAAGGAGAAACCCAAATGGAAAAGCGATTATCCGATGACAGATGGACAACTGCGCAGCAAGAGGGACGAATTTTGGGATACTGCCCCAGCTTTTGAAGGCCGTAAAGAGATTTGGGATGCTTTGAAGGCTGCAGCACATGCTTTTGAGAGCAATGATCATGAACTCGCACAAGCAATCATTGATGGTGCAAACATAACATTACCACATG GTGCTCTTACAGAGTGCTATGATGAACTGGGAAACAGATATCAGCTTCCGGTCTATTGCTTGGCACCACCAATCAACATGATAGAGGAAAAGAGCGACATAGAGACTCTGGATATTCCTGAGCCGCCACCCAATTCTGGATATGAATGTCAGCTCCGTTTGCGCCTTTCCACTGGCAAAGACCTCAAACTTGTGGTCCGCAGCACAGACACAGTATACCACATGAAGAGGCGCCTACACGCGGCAGAAGGAGTGGAACCGAGCAGTCAGCGGTGGTTCTTTTCTGGCAGACCTCTCACCGACAAAATGAAGTTGGAAGAGCTGAAGATCCCAAAGGACTATGTTGTACAGGTTATAATGAGCCAGCCTTTGCAAAACCCAACACCAGTTGAGAACTGA